The following are from one region of the Fusobacterium varium genome:
- a CDS encoding GNAT family N-acetyltransferase: MDFKELNRADLPLIKEIVELEEEAFGGKGGVDLWILKALLRYGKVFVLEEDNKIISIIEYMQCFDKKEVFLYGICTLKKYRNQGNANRIMAESEKYLKNKGYNEIYLTVDPENEIAINMYKHFGYSIVEYQENEYGEGIHRYLMKKTI; encoded by the coding sequence ATGGATTTTAAAGAATTAAACAGGGCAGATTTACCATTGATAAAGGAAATAGTTGAATTAGAAGAGGAAGCTTTTGGAGGAAAAGGTGGAGTTGATCTTTGGATTTTAAAAGCTCTTTTAAGATATGGAAAAGTTTTTGTATTGGAAGAAGATAATAAAATAATATCTATTATTGAATATATGCAATGTTTTGATAAGAAAGAAGTTTTTTTATATGGAATTTGTACTTTGAAAAAATATAGAAATCAAGGAAATGCCAATAGAATAATGGCAGAGAGTGAAAAATATTTAAAAAATAAAGGATATAATGAAATATATCTTACTGTTGATCCAGAAAATGAAATTGCTATTAATATGTATAAACATTTTGGATACTCAATAGTAGAATACCAAGAAAATGAGTATGGAGAAGGTATACATAGATATCTTATGAAAAAAACTATATAA
- the truA gene encoding tRNA pseudouridine(38-40) synthase TruA, producing the protein MRNIKITYRYDGSMFYGSQRQPEKRTVQGEIEKLLNILLKEEINMVSSGRTDRGVHALIQVSNFFTSSPIPLDRMRYALNRGLPLDIELLDIEEVDLEFNSRFLPKSRAYRYIMTWKRNPFESRYTTYVNKKIEKDRFFEIMKPLIGVHDFNNFRMSDCGSKTSIREIYSIELFEEDQKLIVEIRGNSFLKSQIRIMIGTALEIYFGNRDKNYLIDMLNNPEKKYIKKVADPFGLYLSEVNY; encoded by the coding sequence ATGAGAAATATAAAGATAACATATAGATATGATGGCAGTATGTTTTATGGATCTCAAAGACAGCCAGAAAAAAGAACAGTTCAAGGAGAGATAGAAAAACTTCTAAATATCTTATTAAAAGAGGAGATAAATATGGTATCTTCAGGTAGAACAGATAGAGGGGTACATGCTTTAATACAAGTTTCAAATTTCTTTACCTCTTCACCAATACCTTTAGATAGAATGAGATATGCTTTAAATAGAGGACTACCTTTAGATATAGAGTTATTAGATATAGAAGAGGTAGATTTAGAATTTAATTCAAGATTTTTACCTAAGAGTAGAGCATATAGATATATTATGACTTGGAAAAGAAATCCTTTTGAAAGTAGATATACAACATATGTAAATAAAAAAATAGAAAAAGATAGATTTTTTGAGATTATGAAACCTTTAATAGGAGTACATGATTTTAATAATTTTAGAATGAGTGATTGTGGAAGTAAAACCTCTATAAGAGAGATATATAGTATAGAGCTTTTTGAAGAAGATCAAAAATTAATTGTTGAGATAAGAGGAAACTCTTTTTTAAAGTCTCAAATTAGAATAATGATAGGAACAGCTTTAGAAATTTATTTTGGTAACAGAGATAAAAACTATCTAATAGATATGTTAAATAATCCAGAAAAAAAATATATAAAAAAGGTTGCAGATCCCTTTGGACTATATCTATCAGAAGTAAATTATTGA
- a CDS encoding OmpA family protein, with translation MNNKKIISGLLLALTLAGCTSSPFLDETGSVNSKTKGTAGGAAAGALLGQIIGKDTKGTLIGAGIGALAGLGWGAYRDRQEQELRERLKNTEVEVNQKGENLNLSLPGGVTFATDSAKIVPSFYGPLNSIATVLVNYPETRVIVNGYTDNTGSDEYNLTLSEKRAASVRNYLIQQGVSSRRISSIGYGEEYPRATNSTASGRAQNRRVEIEILPMQ, from the coding sequence ATGAACAACAAAAAAATAATATCTGGTCTTTTACTTGCTTTAACTCTTGCTGGTTGTACATCTTCACCTTTTCTTGATGAAACTGGATCTGTAAATAGCAAAACTAAAGGAACTGCTGGTGGAGCTGCTGCTGGAGCACTTCTTGGACAAATTATAGGTAAAGATACTAAAGGAACTCTTATTGGGGCTGGAATTGGTGCTTTAGCTGGTCTTGGTTGGGGAGCTTATAGAGATCGTCAAGAACAAGAACTAAGAGAACGTCTAAAAAATACTGAAGTAGAAGTTAACCAAAAAGGTGAAAATCTAAATCTTTCTCTTCCTGGTGGAGTAACTTTTGCTACTGACAGTGCTAAAATTGTTCCTAGCTTCTATGGACCATTAAACTCTATTGCAACTGTTTTAGTAAACTATCCTGAAACTAGAGTTATTGTAAATGGATATACAGATAATACAGGTTCTGATGAATACAATCTAACTCTTTCTGAAAAAAGAGCTGCTAGTGTTAGAAATTACCTTATCCAACAAGGAGTTTCAAGCAGAAGAATATCTTCTATAGGATATGGAGAAGAATATCCTAGAGCTACTAACAGTACTGCAAGTGGAAGAGCTCAAAATAGAAGAGTTGAAATTGAAATATTACCTATGCAATAA
- a CDS encoding patatin family protein codes for MKIGVVLEGGGMRGIYTVGVLDAFEKNNFMPDYLIGVSAGASNGVSFISRQKGRSLRINTNYINDKRYLSLYNLLTQGSLFGMDFIFNEVPATDEPFDYKAFFENPCDFKVGVTDALTGKAVFYGKDSLNDGATVLKASASIPLVSKAVVYRGREYFDGGTSSPIPVDEALKDGCDKLIVVLTRDRNFIKPPLKMQGFCSLIMRKYPAMVELLKRHHEVYLENQERIKELEKEGKAFVIAPKTPLLIDRFERKKEKLLKEYHHGFNDGEEFLQNHLKNFITK; via the coding sequence ATGAAAATAGGAGTAGTTTTAGAAGGTGGGGGAATGAGAGGTATCTATACAGTAGGAGTATTAGATGCCTTTGAAAAAAATAATTTTATGCCTGATTATCTTATAGGAGTTTCAGCGGGAGCTTCTAATGGAGTTTCTTTTATATCTAGGCAAAAAGGTAGATCATTGAGAATAAATACTAATTATATTAATGATAAAAGATATTTGAGTTTATATAATCTTTTAACTCAAGGATCACTTTTTGGAATGGATTTTATTTTTAATGAAGTTCCAGCAACTGATGAACCTTTTGATTACAAAGCATTTTTTGAAAATCCTTGTGATTTTAAAGTAGGAGTTACAGATGCTTTAACAGGAAAAGCAGTTTTTTATGGAAAAGACTCCTTAAATGATGGAGCTACAGTATTAAAAGCTTCAGCTTCAATTCCTCTTGTATCTAAAGCTGTTGTTTATAGAGGAAGAGAGTATTTTGATGGAGGGACTTCAAGTCCTATTCCAGTAGATGAAGCACTAAAAGATGGATGTGATAAGCTTATAGTAGTTTTAACTAGAGATAGAAATTTTATTAAACCACCATTAAAAATGCAAGGTTTTTGTTCATTGATTATGAGAAAATATCCAGCTATGGTAGAACTTCTAAAAAGACATCATGAGGTTTATTTAGAAAATCAAGAGAGAATAAAAGAACTAGAAAAAGAGGGAAAAGCCTTTGTAATAGCTCCTAAAACTCCTCTATTAATAGATAGATTTGAAAGAAAAAAAGAGAAATTATTAAAAGAGTATCACCATGGATTTAATGATGGAGAAGAGTTTTTACAAAATCATTTAAAAAATTTTATCACTAAATAA
- a CDS encoding FMN-binding protein — protein MEIEKIRKYCVIGFIIVGLACIFVEKANGPKLYTGVGDGFDSEITVEIMAKKNSKGELRISDIKYTHGDTEAIAGPALDELVTKVKNTQSIDVDVVAGATYSSEGFIQALNDACSKIK, from the coding sequence ATGGAAATTGAAAAAATAAGAAAATATTGTGTAATTGGGTTTATTATTGTAGGGTTAGCATGTATTTTTGTTGAAAAAGCTAACGGACCTAAACTATATACAGGTGTAGGAGATGGGTTTGACAGCGAAATTACAGTAGAAATTATGGCTAAGAAAAACAGTAAAGGAGAATTAAGAATCTCTGATATAAAATACACTCATGGGGATACTGAAGCTATAGCTGGACCAGCATTAGATGAACTTGTAACAAAAGTAAAAAATACTCAAAGTATAGATGTTGATGTAGTAGCAGGAGCTACTTACTCTTCAGAAGGATTTATTCAAGCATTAAATGATGCATGCTCAAAAATAAAATAA
- a CDS encoding AbgT family transporter, with amino-acid sequence MSEGNSKQTSGFLGKVAIIANKLPHPVTIFIIFSIVIAILSVILSKMGVSVEIEAINRSTKQIELQTFAVKNLLDAEGIRWIFESAVKNFILFEPLGIVLFFSLFFNFLNEVGLFPSFLKKAMKKINGKYVSYFIAFLGVNSSFAGDIGYVLVIPIAGILYKQLKRNPIAGILLGFSSTSAGFAACLVSIDALLGGLSTAAISIVDPTYIVTPLANSIFMFFFTFFVTFIIAFVNDKFIEPKLNLFFNDTIEDIENSTEDETNITPEENKGLKYAGIGFIVSFAIIGLLSVPSWGPLRNPDTGKLLLGWSPLLAAIVPVICFIFFIPGLFYGIGAGKIKNDKDLMSLLFKALDGFGAFIVLCFFSSIFISWFAYTQLGTIIAAEGGKFLARIGLKGIPLVIAFIFFCAFANLFIGSMTSKYVLLAPIFLPMLYKMGISPELAQLAYRLGDSSTNVISPLMSYFALILLYCGKYNKRFGLGDLITYMIPHAITILVSSIIFFVIWLSLNLPIGFGTTNFL; translated from the coding sequence ATGTCAGAAGGAAATTCTAAACAAACTAGTGGTTTTTTAGGAAAAGTTGCAATAATTGCTAATAAATTACCACATCCAGTTACTATTTTCATTATTTTTTCTATCGTTATTGCTATTTTATCAGTAATTTTATCTAAAATGGGAGTTTCTGTTGAAATTGAAGCTATCAATCGTTCTACAAAACAGATAGAACTTCAAACTTTCGCAGTAAAAAATCTACTTGATGCTGAAGGAATTAGATGGATTTTTGAATCAGCAGTTAAAAATTTTATCTTATTTGAGCCTTTAGGAATAGTTTTATTCTTCTCTCTATTCTTTAACTTTCTAAATGAAGTGGGACTTTTCCCTAGTTTCTTAAAAAAAGCTATGAAAAAAATAAATGGAAAATATGTTTCTTACTTTATAGCTTTCCTTGGAGTAAACTCTTCATTTGCTGGAGATATTGGATATGTTCTTGTTATTCCGATTGCTGGAATTTTATATAAACAATTAAAAAGAAATCCTATTGCTGGTATCCTATTGGGATTTAGTTCAACTTCTGCAGGATTTGCTGCTTGTTTAGTTTCAATAGATGCTCTACTTGGAGGGCTTTCTACTGCTGCTATTAGCATTGTAGACCCTACTTATATAGTAACTCCTCTAGCTAACTCTATATTTATGTTCTTCTTTACTTTCTTTGTAACTTTTATTATTGCTTTTGTTAATGATAAATTTATTGAACCTAAATTAAATCTTTTCTTCAATGATACTATTGAAGATATAGAAAACTCTACTGAAGATGAAACAAATATTACTCCTGAAGAAAATAAAGGTTTAAAATATGCTGGAATTGGTTTTATAGTTTCTTTTGCTATAATTGGATTACTTTCTGTACCTTCTTGGGGACCTTTAAGAAATCCTGATACTGGAAAATTACTATTAGGTTGGAGTCCATTACTAGCAGCTATTGTTCCTGTTATCTGCTTTATTTTCTTTATCCCTGGACTTTTCTATGGAATAGGTGCTGGAAAAATTAAAAACGATAAAGATCTTATGAGTTTATTATTTAAAGCTTTAGATGGATTTGGAGCATTTATAGTACTTTGTTTCTTCTCTTCAATATTTATATCTTGGTTTGCTTATACTCAACTTGGTACAATAATTGCTGCTGAAGGTGGAAAATTTTTAGCTAGAATAGGTTTAAAAGGTATTCCTTTAGTTATTGCATTTATTTTCTTCTGTGCTTTTGCTAACTTATTTATAGGATCTATGACAAGTAAATATGTTCTTTTAGCTCCTATTTTCTTACCTATGTTGTACAAAATGGGAATCTCTCCTGAACTTGCTCAATTAGCTTATAGACTTGGAGATTCTTCTACAAATGTAATATCTCCTCTAATGAGTTATTTTGCTTTAATATTACTTTACTGTGGAAAATACAATAAAAGATTTGGTTTAGGAGATCTTATAACATATATGATTCCACATGCTATAACTATACTTGTTTCTAGTATAATTTTCTTTGTTATTTGGTTATCACTAAATTTACCTATAGGTTTTGGAACAACTAACTTCCTATAA
- a CDS encoding DMT family transporter, which translates to MERNRKIEVIASIVLAVVALVWGTTYAVIKDTLSIIQPFSLMMFRFGFSALILSLMYLKKFKTIKGVDLKRGIIIGIFMFLAFYFLIVSIRFTTASKFSFIVGAYVLIVPFLSWIINKTKLDRYAIVGAILATIGLAFLTMEKGAVFNLWDLVAGCCSFFFAAHMIAIEKYSGDSDPILLTIIQFITTAVLFIILTGVKEGYNFTVLPEIKWTLGYLVIISTIIPFAIQNIVQRYISSTSTALILTLQSAFGSIFAVYYLDERMTKQMIIGCLLIFIAIVFQETKLKFLKR; encoded by the coding sequence ATGGAGAGAAATAGAAAAATAGAGGTTATAGCTTCTATAGTATTAGCAGTGGTAGCATTAGTTTGGGGGACAACTTATGCAGTGATAAAAGATACATTAAGCATTATTCAACCTTTTTCCCTTATGATGTTTAGATTTGGGTTTTCAGCACTTATTTTAAGTTTGATGTATTTAAAAAAATTTAAAACAATAAAAGGTGTAGATTTGAAAAGGGGAATAATAATAGGAATATTTATGTTTTTAGCTTTTTATTTCTTAATAGTAAGTATAAGATTTACAACAGCTTCAAAATTCTCCTTTATAGTAGGGGCATATGTATTGATAGTTCCTTTTTTATCTTGGATTATTAATAAAACAAAGTTAGATAGATATGCAATAGTAGGAGCTATTTTAGCAACTATCGGATTAGCTTTTTTAACAATGGAAAAGGGAGCAGTATTTAATCTTTGGGATCTTGTAGCAGGTTGTTGTTCTTTTTTCTTTGCAGCTCATATGATAGCTATTGAAAAATACAGTGGAGATTCAGATCCTATACTTCTTACAATTATTCAATTTATAACAACAGCAGTTTTATTTATAATTTTAACTGGAGTAAAAGAGGGATATAATTTTACAGTACTACCAGAAATAAAATGGACTTTAGGGTATTTAGTAATCATAAGTACAATAATTCCATTTGCTATACAGAATATTGTTCAAAGATATATTTCCTCTACAAGTACAGCATTAATTTTAACTTTGCAATCAGCTTTTGGATCAATTTTTGCAGTTTATTATTTAGATGAGAGAATGACAAAGCAGATGATAATAGGATGTTTATTAATTTTTATAGCAATTGTGTTTCAAGAAACAAAATTAAAATTTTTAAAAAGATAA
- a CDS encoding GNAT family N-acetyltransferase produces the protein MIKKFDGTIEMLEDVMIIDNESFKDIDCDVETLCKRLEKNRQYELYVKYKRDIPIGYLGLLFVANLHYDGVWVDLIAVRKEWQNKGIGQELLKFAQDIAKENGIDTITGLVKRENLSSSAMFKKEKFNCDETGFLLYIKGLEK, from the coding sequence ATGATAAAAAAATTTGATGGAACAATTGAAATGTTAGAAGATGTTATGATTATTGACAATGAATCTTTTAAAGATATTGATTGTGATGTAGAGACTCTTTGTAAACGGTTAGAAAAAAACAGACAGTATGAATTATATGTAAAGTATAAAAGAGATATTCCAATAGGCTATCTAGGGCTATTATTTGTGGCAAATCTGCATTATGATGGGGTTTGGGTAGATTTAATAGCTGTGAGAAAAGAGTGGCAAAATAAAGGGATAGGGCAGGAGCTATTAAAATTTGCTCAAGATATAGCCAAAGAAAATGGTATAGATACAATAACAGGACTTGTAAAGAGAGAAAATCTATCATCATCAGCTATGTTTAAAAAGGAAAAATTTAATTGTGATGAAACAGGATTTCTTCTTTATATAAAAGGGTTAGAAAAATAG
- a CDS encoding Na+/H+ antiporter NhaC family protein — protein MGAFFMRNRFLRATSMVGGLFLMFSTGLFAEEAAYQPALYSTFWSLVPPIVAIVLALITKEVYSSLFIGIVVGGLFYSGFQFETTMTHILQDGLVKVLADSYNVGILIFLVILGGMVCLMNAAGGSRAFGQWASKRIKSRVGAQLATILLGVLIFVDDYFNCLTVGSVMRPVTDKHNVSRAKLAYIIDSTAAPVCIIAPISSWAAAVTGFVPGEDGFSVFINAIPYNFYALLTITMLVLLVILGVDYGPMKKHEANAANGDLFTTADRSFVTKDAEGNLNGTVYDLVVPVILLIICCVTGMIYSGGFFSGSSFVEAFSNSDASVGLALGSIVALIITIAFYSVRKVLSFTTCMNCIPEGFKAMVPAIMILTFAWTLKAMTDSLGAAPYVAGMMQTSAAGLMNMLPAIIFVVGCGLAFATGTSWGTFGILIPIVVAVFESDPQMMIIAISACMAGAVCGDHCSPISDTTIMASAGAQSNHVNHVYTQLPYALTVAGISFISYIIVGYTRSLLLALPAGIIMVFAVLFFFKMRSKNN, from the coding sequence ATGGGGGCATTTTTTATGAGAAACAGATTTTTAAGAGCAACATCAATGGTAGGGGGATTATTCCTCATGTTTTCAACTGGGTTATTTGCTGAAGAGGCAGCATATCAACCAGCATTATATTCAACTTTCTGGTCGTTAGTACCACCAATAGTTGCTATTGTATTGGCATTGATTACAAAAGAGGTGTATAGTTCTCTATTTATAGGGATAGTAGTTGGAGGGCTTTTCTATTCAGGATTTCAATTTGAAACTACTATGACACATATTTTACAAGATGGATTAGTAAAAGTTTTAGCAGACTCATACAATGTTGGGATATTGATATTTTTAGTTATTCTTGGTGGAATGGTTTGTCTTATGAATGCAGCTGGAGGATCAAGGGCATTTGGACAATGGGCAAGTAAAAGAATAAAATCACGTGTAGGGGCACAATTAGCTACAATCCTATTAGGAGTATTAATATTTGTAGATGACTATTTTAACTGTTTAACAGTAGGAAGTGTAATGCGTCCTGTAACAGATAAACACAATGTATCTCGTGCAAAACTTGCTTATATAATTGACTCAACAGCAGCACCAGTATGTATCATTGCTCCAATTTCATCTTGGGCAGCAGCAGTAACAGGATTTGTTCCAGGAGAAGATGGTTTTTCAGTGTTTATCAATGCAATTCCATATAACTTCTATGCACTTTTAACTATAACAATGTTAGTTCTTTTAGTTATATTAGGAGTAGATTATGGTCCAATGAAAAAACATGAAGCCAATGCAGCAAATGGGGATCTATTTACAACAGCAGATCGTTCATTTGTTACAAAAGATGCTGAGGGAAATTTAAATGGAACAGTATATGATTTAGTTGTTCCAGTTATATTATTAATTATCTGTTGTGTAACTGGAATGATATATAGTGGTGGATTCTTCAGTGGATCTAGCTTTGTAGAAGCTTTCTCTAATAGTGATGCTTCTGTAGGGTTAGCTTTAGGAAGTATAGTTGCTTTAATAATAACAATAGCTTTTTATTCAGTAAGAAAAGTTCTTTCATTCACAACTTGTATGAACTGTATTCCAGAAGGATTTAAAGCAATGGTACCAGCTATTATGATACTAACATTTGCATGGACACTAAAAGCTATGACAGATAGCTTAGGAGCAGCTCCATATGTAGCAGGAATGATGCAAACTTCAGCAGCAGGATTGATGAATATGTTACCAGCTATTATATTTGTTGTAGGTTGTGGACTTGCATTTGCAACTGGAACATCATGGGGAACATTTGGAATCTTAATTCCTATTGTTGTTGCAGTATTTGAAAGTGATCCTCAAATGATGATTATAGCTATTTCAGCATGTATGGCAGGAGCTGTTTGTGGAGATCACTGCTCACCTATCTCTGATACAACAATTATGGCATCAGCAGGGGCACAAAGTAACCATGTAAACCATGTTTATACTCAGTTGCCTTATGCTTTAACAGTAGCAGGGATTTCATTTATATCTTACATAATAGTAGGATATACAAGAAGTTTACTATTAGCACTTCCAGCTGGAATAATTATGGTATTTGCTGTACTGTTCTTCTTTAAAATGAGAAGTAAAAATAATTAG
- a CDS encoding phosphoglycerate kinase, whose protein sequence is MAKKIVTDLDVKGKKVLMRVDFNVPMKDGKITDENRIVAALPTIKYVLENGGRVIAFSHLGKVKTEEDLAKKSLKVVAERLAEHLGQTVKFVPATRGAELEAAVAELKDGEIMMFENTRFEDLDGKKESKNDPELGKYWASLGDLFVNDAFGTAHRAHASNVGIAANIGEGKTAAGFLMEKEIKFIGGAVDSPERPLVAILGGAKVSDKIGVIENLLVKADKVLVGGAMMFTFLRALGKNTGTSLVEEDKIDLAKDLLAKANGKLVLPIDAVVAKEFNNDAPHKTVSVDEIPADEMGLDVGAGTVELFAKEINGAKTVVWNGPMGVFEMPNYAKGTIGVCEAIANLQNATTIIGGGDSAAAAISLGYADKFTHISTGGGASLEYLEGKKLPGVESISDK, encoded by the coding sequence ATGGCTAAAAAAATAGTTACAGATTTAGACGTTAAAGGAAAAAAAGTTCTAATGAGAGTTGACTTTAACGTACCTATGAAAGATGGAAAAATCACTGATGAAAATAGAATAGTTGCAGCATTACCAACTATAAAATATGTATTAGAAAACGGAGGAAGAGTAATAGCTTTCTCTCACTTAGGAAAAGTTAAAACTGAAGAAGATTTAGCTAAAAAATCTTTAAAAGTTGTTGCTGAAAGATTAGCAGAGCACCTAGGACAAACAGTTAAATTTGTTCCAGCTACAAGAGGAGCAGAATTAGAAGCTGCAGTAGCAGAACTTAAAGATGGAGAAATCATGATGTTCGAAAACACAAGATTCGAAGATCTAGATGGTAAAAAAGAATCTAAAAATGATCCTGAATTAGGAAAATACTGGGCATCTTTAGGAGATCTATTTGTTAATGATGCATTTGGAACAGCTCATAGAGCTCACGCTTCAAACGTTGGAATCGCAGCTAACATCGGAGAAGGAAAAACTGCGGCAGGATTCCTAATGGAAAAAGAAATTAAATTCATCGGAGGAGCAGTTGACTCTCCAGAAAGACCTCTAGTAGCAATCTTAGGAGGAGCAAAAGTTTCTGATAAAATAGGAGTTATAGAAAACCTATTAGTAAAAGCTGATAAAGTTCTAGTTGGAGGAGCTATGATGTTCACTTTCCTTAGAGCTTTAGGAAAAAATACAGGAACTTCATTAGTTGAAGAAGATAAAATTGATTTAGCTAAGGATCTATTAGCAAAAGCTAATGGAAAATTAGTTCTTCCAATAGATGCTGTTGTAGCAAAAGAATTTAACAACGATGCACCACACAAAACTGTATCAGTAGATGAAATTCCTGCTGACGAAATGGGACTAGACGTTGGAGCTGGAACTGTTGAACTATTTGCAAAAGAAATCAACGGAGCAAAAACTGTAGTATGGAATGGACCTATGGGAGTATTTGAAATGCCTAACTACGCTAAAGGAACTATCGGAGTATGTGAAGCTATTGCAAATCTTCAAAATGCAACAACTATAATCGGAGGAGGAGACTCTGCAGCTGCAGCTATAAGCTTAGGATATGCAGATAAATTCACTCACATCTCTACTGGTGGAGGAGCATCTCTAGAATACCTAGAAGGTAAAAAACTTCCAGGAGTAGAATCTATTTCTGATAAATAA
- the gap gene encoding type I glyceraldehyde-3-phosphate dehydrogenase → MAVKVAINGFGRIGRLALRLMVGNPEFDVVAINDLTDAHMLAHLFKYDSAQGRFDGTIEVQEDAFVVNGHTIKTFAQADPKNLPWGDLGVDVVLECTGFFTKKEKAEAHIEAGAKKVVISAPATGDLKTIVYNVNDNILDGTETVISGASCTTNCLAPMAKALQDNFGIVEGLMTTIHAYTNDQNTLDGPHRKGDFRRARAAAANIVPNTTGAAKAIGLVIPELKGKLDGAAQRVPVITGSITELVTVLEKPVTVEEVNAAMKAAATESFGYTEEPLVSSDIIGINYGSLFDATQTKVMTVGDKQLVKTVAWYDNEMSYTSQLIRTLKKFVELSK, encoded by the coding sequence ATGGCAGTTAAAGTAGCAATTAACGGATTTGGAAGAATTGGAAGATTAGCATTAAGATTAATGGTAGGAAACCCAGAGTTTGATGTAGTAGCAATCAACGACTTAACAGATGCACACATGCTAGCTCACCTATTTAAATATGACTCAGCTCAAGGAAGATTCGATGGAACTATCGAAGTTCAAGAAGATGCTTTCGTAGTAAACGGACACACAATCAAAACTTTCGCACAAGCTGATCCTAAAAACTTACCATGGGGAGATCTAGGAGTAGACGTAGTTCTAGAATGTACTGGATTCTTCACTAAAAAAGAAAAAGCAGAAGCTCACATTGAAGCAGGAGCTAAAAAAGTTGTTATTTCTGCACCAGCAACTGGAGATCTTAAAACAATAGTTTACAATGTAAACGACAACATCCTAGATGGAACTGAAACAGTTATTTCAGGAGCTTCTTGTACAACTAACTGTTTAGCACCTATGGCTAAAGCATTACAAGATAACTTTGGAATCGTAGAAGGATTAATGACTACTATCCACGCATATACAAATGACCAAAACACACTAGATGGTCCACACAGAAAAGGAGATTTCAGAAGAGCTAGAGCTGCTGCTGCAAACATCGTTCCTAACACAACTGGAGCTGCAAAAGCAATCGGACTTGTTATCCCTGAATTAAAAGGAAAATTAGATGGAGCTGCTCAAAGAGTACCAGTAATCACTGGATCAATCACTGAATTAGTAACAGTTCTTGAAAAACCAGTAACTGTAGAAGAAGTTAACGCTGCTATGAAAGCTGCTGCAACTGAATCTTTCGGATACACTGAAGAACCATTAGTATCAAGCGATATCATCGGAATCAACTATGGATCACTATTTGATGCTACTCAAACTAAAGTTATGACAGTAGGAGACAAACAACTAGTTAAAACTGTTGCTTGGTATGACAACGAAATGTCTTACACTTCTCAATTAATCAGAACTCTTAAAAAATTCGTAGAATTATCTAAATAA
- a CDS encoding RluA family pseudouridine synthase yields MKKFIIEPEYDGYEIGTYLKETKGYSGRGLRNLEIYLNGKRVKNNSKKVRKLNRVLIKEKDKETGIKPMEIPIKVAYEDKNVLLIDKDPYIIVHPTQKKVDKTLANGVVNYFLKTTGKIMVPRFFNRLDMNTSGLIIVAKNSYAQSFLQEKGTVNKFYKAIVKGIVEKDEFLIDRPIGKVGDELRRRELTVEEGGQEAQTKIKVVKRFEEENLTLIEAELLTGRTHQIRAHMALEGYPLLGDELYGGEDKRAKRQMLHSYKTEFTDVETGKMITVEIDLPEDMKELLEKR; encoded by the coding sequence ATGAAAAAATTTATAATAGAACCTGAGTATGATGGATATGAGATAGGAACATATTTAAAGGAGACAAAGGGATATTCAGGAAGAGGATTAAGAAATTTAGAGATATATCTAAATGGAAAAAGAGTAAAAAATAATAGTAAGAAAGTTAGAAAATTAAATAGAGTTTTAATAAAAGAAAAGGATAAAGAAACAGGGATAAAACCTATGGAGATTCCTATCAAAGTTGCTTATGAAGATAAAAATGTGCTTTTGATAGATAAAGATCCATATATAATTGTTCATCCTACTCAAAAGAAAGTTGATAAAACTCTTGCCAATGGAGTTGTAAATTATTTTTTAAAAACAACTGGAAAAATAATGGTACCAAGATTTTTTAACAGATTGGACATGAATACATCTGGGCTTATAATTGTAGCTAAAAACTCTTATGCTCAATCTTTTTTACAAGAAAAGGGAACAGTAAATAAGTTTTATAAAGCAATAGTAAAAGGAATTGTAGAAAAAGATGAATTTTTAATAGATAGACCTATTGGAAAAGTTGGAGATGAATTAAGAAGAAGAGAGCTCACAGTAGAAGAGGGGGGACAAGAGGCACAGACTAAAATAAAAGTTGTAAAGAGATTTGAAGAGGAAAATCTAACTTTAATTGAGGCTGAACTTTTGACAGGAAGAACTCACCAAATAAGAGCACATATGGCACTGGAAGGATATCCACTATTGGGAGATGAACTTTATGGTGGAGAGGATAAGAGAGCTAAAAGACAGATGTTACATTCATATAAAACAGAGTTTACAGATGTTGAAACAGGAAAAATGATAACTGTGGAAATTGACTTACCAGAAGATATGAAAGAATTATTAGAGAAAAGATAA